One window of Elaeis guineensis isolate ETL-2024a chromosome 11, EG11, whole genome shotgun sequence genomic DNA carries:
- the LOC105054143 gene encoding BAG family molecular chaperone regulator 2 — MLGRTKSPVPAAAANAFIPMKNFPAAAAVVDEAYPWEVRPGGMLVQKRDPDSTAAAAPASTIRLRVKYGAAYHEIYLSSQSTFGELKKLLSERIGLHPQDQKVMYKDKERDSSAYLDISGVKDGSKLVVVDDPARRAKRLLEMRHQAKIDKATKSISQITREVDKLAIQVSELEVIITKGGKVAEKDVLSLIELLMTQLIKLDGIDVADGDLKHQKRMQERRVQKYVEKLDVLKVKNAMLKTTNEQIPAQQQHQQQKKQPPPPVVTTKWETFDSLFTPTTPATAATNASTIPTPRLDWELF, encoded by the exons ATGCTAGGGAGGACGAAGAGCCCGGTTCCGGCGGCGGCGGCGAACGCATTCATCCCCATGAAAAACTTCCCGGCGGCCGCCGCGGTGGTGGACGAGGCGTACCCGTGGGAGGTCCGGCCCGGCGGGATGCTGGTTCAGAAGAGGGACCCCGActccaccgccgccgccgcccctGCCTCCACCATCCGCCTCCGCGTCAAGTACGGCGCCGCCTACCACGAGATCTATCTCAGCTCCCAATCCACCTTCG GGGAGTTAAAGAAGCTGCTATCGGAGAGGATTGGATTGCATCCACAAGACCAGAAGGTGATGTACAAAGACAAGGAGAGGGATTCCAGCGCCTACCTCGATATCTCCGGCGTGAAAGACGGGTCCAAGTTGGTGGTCGTGGACGACCCCGCCCGCCGGGCCAAGCGCTTGCTGGAGATGCGCCACCAGGCCAAGATAGACAAGGCAACCAAGTCCATCTCCCAGATCACCCGGGAAGTCGACAAGCTCGCCATTCAG GTATCTGAGCTAGAGGTGATTATAACCAAAGGTGGAAAGGTTGCTGAGAAAGATGTGCTTAGCCTTATCGAGCTGCTGATGACACAGCTGATTAAGCTGGATGGCATCGACGTCGCCGACGGGGATTTGAAGCACCAGAAGAGAATGCAG GAGAGGAGAGTTCAGAAATATGTGGAGAAGCTGGATGTGCTCAAGGTGAAGAATGCCATGCTCAAGACCACCAATGAGCAAATCCCGGCACAGCAGCAGCATCAGCAACAGAAGAAGCAACCACCGCCGCCGGTGGTGACTACCAAGTGGGAGACTTTTGATTCTCTGTTCACGCCGACCACCCCGGCTACGGCCGCTACAAATGCATCAACCATCCCCACTCCAAGGCTCGACTGGGAGTTGTTTTGA
- the LOC105054142 gene encoding BAG family molecular chaperone regulator 1: MMSTRRKGMAPAMAKTAFIPVIESPTAAATATVEEWEVRPGGMLVQKRDPDSAAAPVPAIRVRIKYGAVYHEIYLSSQATFGELKKLLSARTGLHPQDQKLVYKDKERDSNAYLDISGVKNGSKMVLVEDAAAQAKRFLEMRRQARIDKASKSISQISLEVDKLASQVSALEASISKGGKVPEKDVLNLIELLMTQLVKLDGVVADGDLKLQRRMQERRVQKYVETLDVLKIKNALPRAANQRTPARQPQKQQPSVVVTTKWETFDSLFSPTAVPSTATSASASSTASSAATPRFDWELF, encoded by the exons ATGATGTCAACGAGGAGAAAAGGCATGGCGCCGGCAATGGCCAAGACGGCATTCATCCCGGTCATAGAATCTCCGACCGCCGCCGCCACCGCTACGGTGGAGGAGTGGGAGGTCCGGCCCGGTGGAATGCTGGTCCAGAAGCGGGACCCCGACTCTGCCGCCGCCCCCGTTCCCGCGATCCGCGTCCGCATCAAGTATGGCGCCGTCTACCATGAGATCTACCTCAGCTCCCAAGCCACCTTCG GGGAGTTGAAGAAGCTGCTGTCGGCGAGGACTGGGCTACATCCCCAGGACCAGAAGCTGGTATACAAGGACAAGGAGAGAGACTCCAACGCCTATCTCGACATCTCCGGCGTGAAGAACGGCTCCAAGATGGTGCTGGTGGAGGACGCGGCCGCCCAGGCCAAGCGCTTTCTGGAGATGCGCCGCCAGGCAAGGATCGACAAGGCCTCCAAGTCCATCTCCCAGATCAGCCTCGAAGTCGACAAGCTCGCCTCTCAG GTGTCGGCATTGGAGGCGAGCATATCCAAAGGAGGCAAGGTGCCGGAGAAAGATGTGCTCAACCTCATCGAGCTGCTGATGACTCAGCTAGTTAAACTGGATGGCGTCGTCGCCGACGGCGATCTGAAGCTCCAGAGGAGAATGCAG GAGAGGAGAGTGCAGAAGTATGTGGAGACTCTGGACGTGCTCAAGATCAAGAATGCGCTGCCGAGGGCGGCCAATCAGCGAACGCCCGCACGGCAACCGCAGAAGCAGCAGCCGTCGGTGGTGGTGACGACGAAATGGGAGACGTTCGATTCGCTGTTCTCGCCGACCGCCGTCCCCTCGACGGCGACGTCGGCCTCGGCCAGCTCGACCGCATCATCCGCTGCCACCCCAAGGTTCGATTGGGAATTGTTTTGA